Proteins encoded within one genomic window of Halobacteroides halobius DSM 5150:
- a CDS encoding zinc ribbon domain-containing protein, which yields MSKLIVTVGPWIIVIIILSFLIGRSRKKASKEKQGYCSSCGKKVGDDWEVCAYCGETIGYDKESIELKNSEYNGFRRLINDNYLFFHEVAKILGGIGVLLVCLGGYFYVNSVIKSYNNDILYSWNWRSTMISSTIIGSFLGLLLSFKRKNYGSIIVLVSYCSFITMGFLAEINTEIYYWMVSIFVGLPGGIFLFLDQEIETDSNKYFNKYR from the coding sequence ATGTCAAAATTAATTGTAACCGTTGGACCATGGATTATTGTAATAATAATATTAAGTTTTTTAATCGGTCGGAGTAGAAAAAAAGCTTCAAAAGAAAAACAAGGATATTGTTCAAGTTGTGGAAAAAAAGTAGGTGATGATTGGGAAGTATGTGCATATTGTGGAGAAACTATTGGTTATGACAAAGAATCAATTGAATTAAAAAATAGTGAATATAATGGTTTTCGTAGACTAATTAATGATAATTATCTTTTTTTTCATGAAGTTGCTAAAATATTAGGTGGAATTGGGGTTTTATTAGTTTGTTTAGGTGGATACTTTTATGTAAATAGTGTAATAAAATCATATAATAATGATATACTTTATTCATGGAATTGGAGATCTACAATGATATCTTCAACTATTATTGGATCATTTTTAGGTTTGTTGTTGTCTTTTAAGAGAAAAAACTATGGGAGTATAATAGTTTTAGTTAGTTACTGTTCATTTATAACTATGGGATTTTTAGCAGAAATTAACACTGAAATTTATTATTGGATGGTTAGTATTTTTGTTGGATTACCAGGAGGCATATTTTTGTTTTTAGATCAAGAAATTGAAACTGATAGTAATAAATATTTTAATAAGTATAGATAA
- a CDS encoding Rpn family recombination-promoting nuclease/putative transposase — MDIIKNPHDKFFKETMTDLEVAEDFMNNYLPTEILDLINLDDIELEKDSFIEKELEEVFSDILYKVSLNNKDAYIYLLFEHKSYTYKKISIQLLKYVIKIWELKLKQTEREELPLVIPMVFYHGRQEWNVGLNLSSLLTEIPEELEKYIPNFEYLLYDLSPYSEEEIKGTAKARVFLEIIRAIFSDDFKERFKEALLVLDKLEEKETGLEYFETVVKYIMSAKDDLTEEELEEVAKEISTERSEKIMTIAEKLREEGKKEGKKEGKKEGKREGKLETAKNLLEMNMDIKQIAKATQLSEEKIKEIKEKTHH, encoded by the coding sequence ATGGACATAATAAAGAATCCCCATGATAAATTCTTTAAAGAAACAATGACCGACTTAGAAGTAGCAGAAGATTTTATGAATAATTATCTTCCCACAGAGATATTGGATTTGATAAACTTAGATGATATTGAACTAGAGAAGGATAGTTTTATTGAAAAGGAACTAGAAGAAGTATTTTCAGATATACTATATAAAGTCAGCTTAAATAATAAGGATGCATATATATATCTACTATTTGAACATAAGAGCTATACCTATAAGAAGATAAGTATTCAGCTGCTAAAATATGTAATCAAGATCTGGGAACTAAAATTAAAGCAGACAGAAAGAGAAGAATTGCCATTAGTCATCCCTATGGTCTTCTATCATGGTAGGCAGGAATGGAACGTTGGATTAAATTTATCTAGTTTATTAACAGAGATTCCAGAGGAATTAGAAAAATATATTCCTAATTTCGAGTATTTGTTATATGATTTATCGCCATATAGTGAAGAAGAGATTAAAGGAACAGCCAAGGCAAGAGTATTTTTAGAAATAATTAGGGCAATATTTAGTGATGACTTTAAGGAAAGGTTTAAAGAAGCACTATTAGTTTTAGATAAATTAGAGGAAAAAGAAACTGGTTTAGAGTATTTCGAAACGGTGGTTAAGTATATTATGAGTGCTAAGGATGATTTAACTGAGGAGGAGCTAGAAGAGGTAGCAAAAGAAATTTCTACTGAAAGGAGTGAAAAGATTATGACTATTGCTGAGAAGTTACGAGAAGAAGGCAAAAAGGAAGGTAAAAAGGAAGGTAAAAAGGAAGGTAAGAGAGAAGGAAAATTGGAAACAGCTAAAAATTTATTAGAGATGAATATGGATATTAAACAGATAGCTAAAGCAACACAGCTATCAGAAGAAAAAATTAAGGAAATAAAAGAGAAGACACATCATTAA
- a CDS encoding plasmid pRiA4b ORF-3 family protein gives MLTINCTGKLRKEIDFEIEESLEAKRDDFYNWHAHLITIKRRKTLVLMNVQTRYAIVLYGLKKPDFKNLGQLIFDAIKDNFKAEGIKEFYLNEYLENIDQIKYTKTYSRSIISSINYLKRFIKQGIADYIPTDNHNIIELNKENNRIPILKLEFVYPIDELRNQFKKRLGQSYNKVYRFKVSLTGLKPLIWRRIEVPADYTFWDLHVAIQDAMGWSDYHLHGFRINKGNLEIGVPDEDFNSHVLASWEEKISDYFIKEESSAKYIYDFGDYWEHLIELEEINLAKKQIDYPICLAGDRACPPEDCGGIPGYQRLVGILDDPNHEEYDFILEWLGGAYKPDDFDSSKVKFDDPQKRFNNLD, from the coding sequence ATGTTAACAATTAATTGTACTGGAAAGTTAAGAAAAGAGATTGATTTTGAGATTGAAGAAAGTTTAGAAGCCAAACGAGATGATTTTTATAATTGGCATGCTCATTTAATTACTATTAAGAGAAGAAAGACCTTAGTTTTAATGAATGTTCAAACTAGGTATGCTATTGTTCTATATGGTTTAAAGAAACCAGATTTTAAAAATTTAGGTCAATTGATTTTTGATGCTATTAAAGATAATTTTAAAGCTGAAGGAATAAAAGAATTTTATCTAAATGAATATTTAGAGAATATTGACCAAATAAAATATACTAAAACATATAGTCGTAGTATTATCTCTTCAATAAATTATTTAAAAAGATTTATTAAACAGGGAATAGCTGATTACATACCGACTGATAATCATAATATAATTGAGTTAAATAAAGAGAATAATAGGATTCCTATTTTAAAATTAGAGTTTGTTTATCCAATTGATGAATTGCGAAATCAATTTAAGAAGAGATTAGGCCAATCTTATAATAAGGTTTATCGTTTTAAAGTAAGTCTAACAGGATTGAAACCTTTAATTTGGAGAAGAATAGAAGTTCCTGCTGATTATACTTTCTGGGATTTACATGTAGCGATTCAAGATGCTATGGGCTGGTCTGACTATCATTTACATGGATTTAGGATAAATAAGGGTAACTTAGAGATAGGTGTCCCGGATGAAGACTTTAATAGTCATGTTCTTGCCAGTTGGGAAGAAAAAATTTCTGATTACTTTATCAAAGAAGAAAGTAGCGCAAAGTATATTTATGATTTTGGTGATTACTGGGAGCATCTTATAGAGTTAGAGGAGATTAATTTAGCTAAAAAACAGATCGATTATCCTATTTGTCTAGCTGGTGATAGAGCATGTCCGCCTGAAGATTGTGGTGGTATTCCTGGTTATCAGAGATTAGTAGGGATATTAGATGATCCTAATCATGAAGAGTATGATTTTATTTTAGAGTGGTTAGGAGGAGCATATAAGCCAGATGATTTTGATAGTTCTAAAGTGAAATTTGATGATCCTCAGAAAAGATTTAATAATTTAGATTAA
- a CDS encoding SWIM zinc finger family protein — protein MKLIDQLQNKVDRKIYKRGKKYYKQGRVINYNYSFGGPKQVNIKAQVIGSKHYGISLSLELSNNQLVFIGQCSCPYDWGPICKHKVAVAYKFLNEDYSQLDSTSLQKANFNKLVTLSKELSQKEVDLKYFVKGLLADSMVNFKLKLESKDLSLAQLEEVIKERYF, from the coding sequence ATGAAATTAATCGATCAATTACAGAATAAAGTAGACAGAAAGATTTATAAGCGAGGGAAGAAGTATTATAAGCAAGGTCGAGTTATTAATTATAACTATTCTTTTGGTGGGCCAAAACAAGTTAATATCAAAGCTCAAGTTATCGGAAGTAAACACTATGGAATTAGTCTTAGTTTAGAATTAAGTAATAATCAATTAGTTTTTATTGGTCAGTGTAGCTGTCCTTATGATTGGGGGCCAATTTGTAAACATAAGGTAGCAGTTGCTTATAAGTTTTTGAATGAAGACTATTCACAGTTAGATTCTACTTCTTTACAAAAAGCTAATTTTAATAAACTAGTGACATTAAGTAAAGAACTGAGTCAAAAAGAAGTTGATTTAAAGTATTTTGTAAAAGGGCTACTGGCAGATTCAATGGTCAATTTCAAACTCAAGTTAGAATCTAAAGACTTAAGCTTGGCCCAGTTAGAGGAGGTTATAAAAGAAAGGTATTTTTAA
- the recD2 gene encoding SF1B family DNA helicase RecD2 — translation MIKGRINKIYYDKDNFYIFSIIRDNHEQLTLKGNLPTEITKKIRPGNLVSTTGQKVWNDKYKNHQITVNKHNIEIEEKGASEEDLEVLEGEVTSIVYKDDGFNVFRIDTAEDFTCVSSSPVFIGTQLELKGYFEKNDYGLNFNVVQSKELPFSDKQALIHFLSSKFFKGIGKHFATKIVDRFGLDTLDVFRETPEKLTTISGIGDKRAATIIESFQEKMKIKEVIKFAVKYEITENMIFKLYEKYGKELINLLQQNPYLITELRGIGFKKADQIAQEIGLEKDSNYRINSFLTYYLSAKSGGHTYFRLEELIETIEEELEIEQAFNQVLKAYYQFEEISYTIKENGELVTKKFTKDFVLFTEDDLDPLTEDSKQDLSLLAKQEKLCVATEKSYQQEVDIYDKLKRINSRSATVNLATAEIKELIKEQEQEQGFTYAKQQREILEQCLKEKLVVLTGKAGTGKSTVSKGIINMFTENGDKVLNLAPTGKAAKRIIEVTDKRAHTIHSACYNLEFSNYDVIMVDEAGMLSTSVAHMLLKRLNQDHTLVLIGDVAQIPPVQPGNIFRDVINMINSDFIAGLFVELDEIKRQDSNSHIATVCNKIAEGTNPGIIDYQDIRSVKKDNEQILDYITRLIKDELEGDEVDFSNLQIISPQYNGIVGINAINELIQEEFNPHDYLIETKYKKVKRHDKVMQTMNMKELDIVNGDTLEVLRIENRAKEDTEISREGAADKEEIVICKLDNGLEERMIEYPKQDFIKYTTLAYCCSAHKMQGSEYPIVVYILSTSHYIMLNRNLLYTGLTRGKEKVYLVGQARAFYMALNNEVNQSRNTVLDLIKTHKLAQINQE, via the coding sequence ATGATTAAGGGACGGATTAATAAAATATACTATGATAAAGATAATTTTTATATCTTCTCGATTATAAGAGATAATCACGAACAATTAACCCTTAAGGGGAATTTACCAACTGAGATTACTAAAAAAATAAGACCAGGAAATCTAGTTAGTACAACAGGTCAAAAAGTATGGAATGATAAATATAAAAATCATCAGATTACGGTCAATAAGCATAATATCGAGATTGAAGAGAAGGGAGCTAGTGAAGAAGATTTAGAGGTTTTAGAAGGAGAAGTAACTAGTATAGTTTATAAGGATGATGGGTTTAATGTTTTTAGAATAGATACCGCAGAAGATTTTACCTGTGTCTCAAGTTCACCCGTCTTTATTGGGACTCAACTTGAATTAAAGGGCTATTTTGAGAAGAATGATTACGGGTTAAATTTTAATGTAGTACAAAGTAAAGAGTTACCTTTCTCTGATAAACAGGCATTAATTCATTTCTTAAGTTCTAAATTTTTTAAAGGAATTGGTAAACATTTTGCGACTAAAATTGTAGATAGATTTGGCTTAGATACGTTAGATGTTTTTAGAGAAACTCCAGAGAAGCTAACTACTATCTCAGGCATTGGTGATAAAAGGGCGGCTACTATTATTGAATCTTTTCAAGAAAAAATGAAGATTAAAGAAGTAATTAAGTTTGCAGTTAAGTATGAGATTACTGAAAATATGATTTTTAAGTTATATGAAAAGTATGGTAAAGAATTAATTAATCTCCTACAACAAAATCCCTACTTGATTACTGAATTAAGAGGGATTGGTTTTAAAAAGGCTGATCAAATAGCTCAAGAGATTGGCTTAGAAAAAGACAGTAATTATCGTATTAATAGCTTTTTAACTTATTATTTATCAGCTAAATCAGGGGGACATACTTACTTTAGATTAGAGGAGTTAATAGAGACTATTGAAGAGGAATTAGAGATAGAACAAGCCTTTAATCAGGTCCTAAAAGCTTACTATCAGTTTGAAGAAATAAGTTATACTATTAAAGAAAATGGTGAATTAGTAACTAAAAAATTTACTAAGGACTTTGTATTATTTACTGAAGATGATTTGGATCCATTAACTGAGGATAGTAAGCAAGATCTCAGTTTGTTAGCTAAACAGGAAAAATTATGTGTAGCGACTGAAAAAAGCTATCAACAAGAGGTTGATATTTATGATAAGTTAAAGAGGATTAACTCTAGGTCTGCTACTGTTAATTTAGCTACAGCAGAAATTAAAGAGTTAATCAAAGAGCAAGAACAAGAGCAAGGTTTTACATATGCTAAGCAACAACGAGAGATACTAGAGCAATGCCTAAAAGAGAAGTTAGTAGTCTTGACTGGTAAAGCAGGAACCGGTAAATCAACTGTATCTAAAGGGATTATTAATATGTTTACTGAGAATGGAGATAAGGTCTTGAACTTGGCCCCAACAGGTAAAGCAGCCAAAAGAATAATTGAAGTAACAGATAAACGGGCTCATACAATCCATAGTGCTTGTTATAACCTTGAATTTAGTAATTATGATGTAATTATGGTTGATGAAGCAGGAATGTTATCGACTTCTGTAGCGCATATGTTACTGAAGAGATTAAATCAAGATCATACTTTAGTCTTGATTGGGGATGTTGCTCAAATTCCTCCTGTTCAACCTGGTAATATTTTTAGGGATGTTATTAATATGATTAATAGTGACTTTATAGCCGGATTATTTGTAGAGCTTGATGAGATTAAAAGGCAAGATAGTAATAGTCATATAGCAACGGTTTGCAATAAAATAGCGGAAGGAACTAACCCGGGGATAATTGACTATCAGGATATTAGATCAGTTAAAAAGGATAATGAGCAGATATTGGATTATATTACAAGGCTAATTAAAGATGAATTAGAAGGTGATGAGGTAGACTTTAGTAATTTGCAGATTATTAGTCCGCAGTATAATGGGATAGTAGGTATTAATGCTATAAATGAATTAATCCAAGAAGAATTTAATCCTCATGATTATTTAATTGAGACTAAATACAAAAAGGTTAAACGTCATGATAAAGTGATGCAGACAATGAATATGAAAGAATTAGATATTGTAAATGGTGATACTTTAGAAGTTTTAAGAATTGAAAACAGGGCCAAGGAAGATACTGAAATATCTAGAGAAGGAGCAGCAGATAAAGAAGAAATAGTAATTTGTAAATTAGATAATGGTTTAGAAGAGAGAATGATAGAATATCCTAAGCAGGATTTTATTAAATACACTACTTTAGCTTATTGTTGTTCAGCTCATAAGATGCAGGGCTCTGAATATCCAATAGTAGTCTATATTTTATCTACTTCTCATTATATCATGCTTAATAGAAATCTTTTGTATACCGGGTTAACTAGAGGAAAAGAAAAGGTTTATCTTGTTGGCCAGGCTAGAGCTTTTTATATGGCTTTAAATAATGAAGTTAATCAGAGTAGGAATACTGTTTTAGATTTAATTAAGACTCATAAACTAGCCCAAATAAATCAAGAGTAA